The Coregonus clupeaformis isolate EN_2021a chromosome 13, ASM2061545v1, whole genome shotgun sequence genome includes a region encoding these proteins:
- the LOC121579338 gene encoding uncharacterized protein C11orf87 homolog produces MTNKESEDVGLSIPLCIYNGASQTNGTCMDQMGRFFQPFSSTFALMVLVAMIIGIILVSLAAFHFNKRRMKKRKIQRAQEEYERDNRSPSTKAKREPARPCIIVRPSPRDGEHRPHSAVQNTSCHIQEDPGTLPIANNASELDMAHIEQGDGQVLETVVLS; encoded by the coding sequence ATGACAAACAAGGAGTCCGAGGATGTGGGTCTCTCCATACCACTGTGCATCTACAACGGAGCTTCCCAAACCAACGGCACCTGCATGGACCAAATGGGACGCTTCTTCCAACCGTTCTCCTCGACCTTTGCGCTCATGGTGCTGGTGGCAATGATCATTGGGATAATATTGGTTTCCCTGGCAGCATTTCACTTTAacaagaggaggatgaagaagaggaagatccagcgtgcccaggaggaatACGAGCGTGACAACCGCAGCCCGTCCACCAAGGCGAAGAGAGAGCCGGCGAGACCATGCATTATTGTCCGACCATCGCCTCGAGATGGCGAACACCGGCCACACTCCGCTGTCCAAAATACCAGTTGTCACATTCAGGAAGACCCCGGTACCTTACCCATTGCAAATAATGCGTCAGAATTGGATATGGCACACATTGAGCAAGGAGATGGACAAGTGCTGGAAACGGTCGTCTTGTCTTGA